One window from the genome of Cyanobacteriota bacterium encodes:
- a CDS encoding gamma-glutamylcyclotransferase translates to MTGDSGKKRFFICGSALRGQPDHQNLQSATFIKAAKTQARYRLHAAQNGWHPAIYAVESGGVAIPGEVYELTPDQYDYLLSNEPPHMYPGEVVLEDGEVITAMLYPQAMVEHYGWPDISHYGGWAAYKQAVEAQST, encoded by the coding sequence ATGACTGGTGACTCAGGAAAAAAGCGGTTTTTTATTTGTGGTTCAGCACTGCGCGGGCAACCCGACCACCAAAATTTACAATCTGCCACCTTTATCAAAGCTGCGAAAACACAGGCCCGGTACCGTCTCCATGCTGCTCAGAATGGCTGGCACCCTGCGATTTATGCTGTTGAGTCAGGGGGCGTCGCGATTCCTGGAGAGGTATATGAGTTGACCCCAGATCAGTATGACTATCTGTTATCCAATGAGCCACCCCACATGTATCCCGGAGAGGTCGTGTTGGAAGATGGTGAAGTCATTACTGCGATGCTTTACCCTCAAGCTATGGTAGAGCACTATGGCTGGCCTGATATTTCCCACTACGGGGGCTGGGCTGCCTATAAACAGGCTGTAGAGGCACAGTCAACCTAG
- the mtnA gene encoding S-methyl-5-thioribose-1-phosphate isomerase, which translates to MTPPIQIRPVFWYHDHVLLIDQTHLPTEYRIVEIRRFTDMVEAIQMMIVRGAPAIGIAAAYGMYLGAREVTATNHQDFLAALEHIADSLRATRPTAVNLFWAIDQMLTTARQVPAPEDRDEVTWIAAIQTALFQAADKLCADDLQTCLAIGEQGLAVLPKEPERLRLLTHCNAGALATAGYGTALGVVRSAWNAGRLERLYADETRPRLQGARLTTWECYQEGIPVTLITDNMAAHCMQKGLVDAVVVGADRIAANGDTANKIGTYSLALIAKAHAIPFFVAAPRSTIDISLSDGSQIPIEEREASELYQIGDTRICPKDIDFYNPAFDVTPADLITAIITEAGAVAPDRLADIY; encoded by the coding sequence ATGACCCCTCCGATTCAGATTCGTCCTGTTTTCTGGTATCACGATCACGTGCTGTTGATTGACCAGACCCATTTGCCCACCGAGTACCGAATTGTTGAGATTCGCCGCTTCACTGATATGGTTGAGGCGATTCAGATGATGATTGTACGGGGGGCACCTGCGATCGGCATAGCAGCAGCCTACGGAATGTACTTGGGTGCACGAGAAGTCACAGCCACTAATCACCAAGATTTTTTAGCCGCTTTGGAGCATATCGCCGATAGCTTGCGAGCCACTCGTCCCACCGCTGTGAATCTATTTTGGGCAATCGATCAAATGTTGACTACTGCTCGACAAGTACCTGCCCCAGAGGATAGAGACGAAGTTACCTGGATCGCTGCCATCCAGACCGCATTGTTCCAGGCCGCAGACAAATTGTGTGCTGATGACCTGCAAACCTGTCTAGCAATTGGTGAGCAGGGGCTAGCTGTTCTGCCTAAAGAGCCAGAGCGGCTGCGTCTTCTGACCCACTGTAATGCAGGCGCACTGGCAACAGCGGGCTATGGCACAGCTTTGGGAGTGGTGCGATCGGCTTGGAATGCAGGTCGGTTAGAACGCCTCTATGCTGACGAAACTCGTCCACGACTTCAGGGGGCACGGCTCACCACTTGGGAATGCTATCAGGAAGGCATCCCAGTTACCTTAATTACAGACAACATGGCTGCCCACTGTATGCAAAAAGGTCTGGTAGATGCCGTTGTAGTTGGAGCTGATCGCATTGCCGCCAACGGTGACACTGCTAACAAAATTGGTACCTATAGCTTAGCCCTGATTGCTAAAGCCCATGCTATTCCCTTCTTTGTCGCAGCCCCCCGCTCCACGATCGACATCTCCCTTAGTGATGGATCCCAAATTCCGATCGAAGAACGAGAAGCTAGTGAACTTTATCAGATTGGAGACACCCGCATCTGTCCCAAGGATATTGATTTCTACAACCCTGCCTTTGATGTCACCCCGGCAGACCTGATTACCGCCATCATCACAGAAGCAGGGGCAGTGGCACCCGATCGCCTTGCTGACATTTACTAG